From Myripristis murdjan chromosome 13, fMyrMur1.1, whole genome shotgun sequence:
TTGCTTCTGTGACGTGTTGCCAAGAACGGTCCTTTGCCTATTCAGATTCActatagagagagaaacatttcaAATCCCTGTACCCAGAAACAGCTAGTGTGTGTACCTTTTGCACTCCGAAGCATTGACTGCTTCCCAGACCCCAGGAGAGAATGGACACCTGGGACACATGATGGCACCTCTCTGTCAAGAAGTGGTCCAATCTGCTTACATATCTGGAGCAAATGATCTGGTGCAATATGTTTATTGGCTGCAACCTGTCAGGGAAAGTGATGGTATGACACTGAGTGCCGCTTATTTCcagaatcatttattttttctgaaatatttCAGACTTTGTTCCATTAACAAGACCCAATATAAACTTGCAACAGTCGTGGGAACAACAGCGCTATAGTTTCAAGTTACATTTGTACAATTTCATGCTAGACAGAAGGGATTCCAAGATCAATCTAAgtgaggaaaagacaaaaatattaaatagaCCTTTATCCTATCAGAATATACAGCAGGTCTGCAAAACTGATCTGTCttcacacatgaaaaacagcaaaacaagaggCAACAAAATTTTTGGAGAGCTCTTGCTGACATGGatgtaaatgtatatatttatctGTGTTCAGAAGTTGTTGTGGTCTTGAATTTTGGTAATTTAGCAGGCCTACCTTTAAGATTTCTGACACATCAAACAGCGGCGTATGGCCACAGGGCCGATAAGGCAGTTCTTACAGCTTCATGTGCTTTTGAACCCATTCGCCACTGTACTGTTTTCCAAGAGGGCGTGGCTTCTTATGCAAAATACATTCCTTATACGGACCAATCACCGCGCAGGTCACATGCAAAATAACGTAGCGACAGCACATctcggcctctgattggctggcggAGCCGTCTTGACGTAGCTACAAGCCAAAAGCACCCACCCTATCTGCAGTACAACACTCCAGCTAAACAATATAAATCCCCTCTATCGAAACACGGCTTTTTGTGCAATCTTATGAGggttcagtgtttaaaaaaacaaactctaaGCTACAGTTAATGAGCTGAGACCGTGTCAACGATCCTGACACGACAAAATTCAGACATGGGTCCGACGAGGGAAGGAACAAAGAGAGTAAACAAGCACCAAGCGTGAACTCGAAGCCCTCTGTCACAAGACAATAACAGACCACCGACAATGACTTGACGACACATTTAAGTTTCATCTCACCAGATCCTCGTATGTCCTCGGGTGCTCGTTTCCCTGCCAGTCCAATCTCTTGGGTAAAAGCTGTCGAAAATAGAGACTGAGTGAGCGCAATGATCGCAGAAAATACCAACAAGCTGCAAATTAAGctggtgatgtgatgtcaaaCGGGTGAGACGTACAGAGAGGGGTATTAAAAAGTCGGCAAGTTTTTAGCTCCAGACTCAGTCGGGACCGAGGCATAGCTAGCTAAGCGATAACATGCAGCACAGACAGCGGGGAAAAACACACCTGATATTCCTCTAGTTCGCTGGCCAGGACCTGCAACAGATTAAAAAGGGGGTGGTTTCCATAATGTGCCTCTTTTACGAGTGTATTATTAAGTGCTTCgctattttgaaaatgcaagaCATTGTGTCAGTCAAGGCACGCCAGCTCACCTCAGCCGCTCTCCGACATGGACCCGTTGTTAGAAAACGAGAGATCAAGTAATAGAGCTCTGCGAAACAACAGAGAGGAGATTAAATCCTGAAAACAACTGGGGATATCAATTAACACGAGCTGATATCGCTGTAAATTGAGCTATCAGTTAGGTTACTTGTGCGGCTTACCCGACTCAAGGAGCGAAATGTTCCGATTTTTGGCCATTGAACCGGCCGTGATTTGGTGGGGTGAAACAAATTTTTAGACTAACTTTATGACTACGGCGAGTaggatatatttatttaatttcggTTACACAGCTCTGACCCCCCTCCACGGTTGCTCCCGCTTTCTATTCAGCCTGTTTTCAGTCGCCATTGGAAGGATGAGGCCTCGGCGATACGAGTTACTTCCGCCAcagcagaggaaacaggaaaaagggGGTGGGGAGGAACGGTCTCTTAACAAAGACGAGTGAAGCgctcacagacacactttcTTTATCTTCACGCTTGTAGCGCAATGTCCGAATGCTGTTTTATAATCCCGcgtattaaaaataaacaaacatttccaCACGCTTGGGCGAATAAAAATCGGCATCCCCTGCCTTAGCGACCAAGGTCGAGGCTTCTGTGGATGACGTCATACGTAATCATTACCTATTTGCTTTATCACGCTTTGTGTCCTCATCACTTTCTATCTATCGTTTCTATGGAGGGAAATGTcgatatttatttatcatgacCCCACTCTGGTCCACTTTATTGCCCTTTTTATTTCCTATTACAGACCTGtcacagctgttttgtttgtattttgtgtatgaCTGTACAGTATCCGTATAAAATACACAGCTGCATTACTATAGGTGTTTCTCGCAAAAGTCTGACTTCACAGCCTAATCAATTTgttcaatattttttatgtcaaacctttttttttttttttttttttttttgtttctgctttaaCATAGTTTGTGGCCTTGCAGGTAGAATTTAGTATCAGCGTTGTTTGGCCAAATATTCTAATAAAAACCCATAACATGccattttaatattattattattattattatcctattgattacaaaatgccATGAATTTTGTTACACTGGAGTAGGTGTACCACACATATTTTTTAGTTCCTGTTTTTAGCTTCTCTTTTCTAAACTAAACAATctcaaagaatatttttttcaatctctGGGCTGGGCTGGGTGTTAtgagcaaaatcaaatatcacaatatttatgACTTAATACcccaatattgatattgtaaggacgactattggtgctttcacaagatgtttacagtttttgatAGTCATGAATAATGTGGGTATGATGACCAGGCATGTTAGAGGCAAATAGATTAGCTACAAGCTGtgttcagaaaattacattccTTTGTAAAGGCAGGcttcaaaaccaaaaacaaggCTCTATGCCACAATATCACAATGCATCAAGAAtaagacaatatctagtcttatatcacaatatcaatttGTTTATGTATTGCCCAGCTCTATTTATCACTACCCTTTATATTCctgataatatttattttattgtttaaatttaTCAGTTAGGTCAGCCTTTGGCAGATCTAGTATTTTCATTTATGGAAATCAgatgttcagttttgtttcttttatgacaaaaaacactCAAGAGAAATTACATCCAaattttatttggcatttattCCAGTCATAAAAGAAacttctaataaaaaaaaaaggagaaaaagaggtgaAACTGTACATGGTAGTTTAATCCCAAAACCACAACGGATATCCAGCAACTTGTAGCACAGGCCTATACATCTGGAGAAACAAACATTGAAATTACAGTGATTTGATTATCAGTATCCTGAAATGGATAAGCCATGACTGTAATGCACGTTGGTTGCGTCGACCATATATCTGTATAACCATCCTCACAATGTACCGTCACTTACTGCATTCAGAAATCGTAACACCATAATTCAAAGAAACTCTAGTTTTACAGCAGCTATACAAAAGTTGTTACAAAGTTGTtgccaaacaggaaaaaaaaaaaaaaaaatcagcctgaCAATTTCCAGTATTACTGAgcattttgattaaaatgaactgTGTGAAAAAGATATGACAAAATACAGAGCACAGTATTTGAAGTCTCACACATCATATACCCcgaagacaaaacaaagtatcATCATGCATAAAAACCCCTAACAATTCAGGTTACAAACACAATCCCTCATAAAGCCTCTGGAATGTTGCAGGCAAACTCCCAGTTGAAAAACAAATTCCTGATATAAGCATGATTACATGTCATGCAGTTGGCTGCCACCTGTCCTTCCCTCATTTGAAAGCAAATTCAAGACACTTgcggagaagaaaaaaaaaaaaaaaaaaagcacacaatgaccaaaacccctttcttcACAGAAACCATGagaatttctgtgtttttagtatttttaaaatgtatttctacAACGATGTCACTAAAAACATTGCTGTCTTTTTGTAAGAAAATAGTTGATAAAAAATATTCTCTGCATTATACAAGAAGGGAGGTACAGGGGGCGCTGGTGAGTGAGTTTATGGTTATTACTACTCTGCTGCTTCCTCTTTTTGCtcagcctcctctccctcttcatctGCCTTGTCTGCTGCTGGGGCCTCCTGGAGAATGGAGAAAACGCACACACATCAGATTATTAGCATTTACAGTTCACCCATATAACACTGAATATAATGAAGCAAGGCCCCCGCCATTTTTCATCCTCGCAAAACGCAAATTTGAGAAGTCAGGGGTCAAACCTCCTCAGCGCTAGCCTCTCCGTTTTCTGCTGGCGCCTCTTTCTCAACCTCAGGCTCTTTCTTCTCTGGCTCGGCCTTCTCTTGGGTTTTTGGACCCTTTTTGGCCTTCTGTTGatataaaacacagcagacagccaTGAAATGCAGGTGTAAACAGAgtgtacattttacataaaaagCTAAATTGGCACAATTTTGTTTTACCTTTGGCTTGGGTTCTGACGGTTTTGTCTCAGTAGCCGTTCCACGTAGCTAAACAATGACCATACAATCATTAGTGTCAAATTATACCAATAtgatatgactttttttttttttttttttttaaattaaaatggtAAGGCATAATGGCTGGATAATGCAGAACCTACATTCATCAACCTCTGGGACACTCTCCTCTGACTAACCACCTCTGCTGGCGTAGAAACCTGtgtaagagaaagaaaacaaaatcctgaaacaataataacaatctCTCCTCCACTGTGTGAAGGAGTAAAAGTGGGagtaatgaagaaaaaaaaagaacaaaatgttcATTCAGTGTTCACTTCAATATGTGCATCACATTTTGAGACAATTTCTCTCCTTAAATACCAACCTCATCCTCTGTCTTAGAAGcctgtggaagagagagaaaataagatCTTGAGCCAAGAATAACTTTAAATTCATGTGTGTAAAAGTGGGTGTGtaatgagggaaaaaagagtGGGGAGGTGGGGCcacacaccctccctccctcccaaaGTCTAAAAATTATGCAATGCAATCTCAAATTGGGGGGAGGGGAAACTGGCGTgcttttaaattgaaaaaactTGTTATTGCTGCGCTACGCCATGTTAAATTCAGAAAGCAATGCGGTACGTAGCTAAGTCATCATAAACAGATTCTGATATGATTCTGAAAATATGGGACTGTCGCCTACTGCAACAGAGAAATTGTTGCACCGCCTCCACAtgtgttttcattcacaaaTACGTGGAGATTTGCAAGAGGAAGACGCAGCCTACAAGTGCGTGAACCTCATCTACTTTGTTCCAAACTCGAGTGACTATAAGGCTTCTTCCTTAAAGCCTCTCCAACATGGCCACACACGCATCCACAACAAGCCTGCAAAACCAGTTTTAGAAAAGCAGCGGTCCTAAATCGTCTAACCAACGGTGCCCACACCTTGTTTAATGCTTCAACTTGCAATTTCAATACATCCGAGCTCACGGAAGTGCTCTTTAAGGCAAAAAGCCATATGATCCGAGCTGCAAACGCTTTTTCCAAAAACGCATCGGCTGCCATGACACTCCTACAGGAGACTGTACCTTCTCCAAGTGCCATAAGAGTGACGCGCGTTAGCTTCACAGTAGCGTACACATGCAGGTCATAATCTCGAAAATATGAGCTACATTAACACCAATAACAACTCGATATATTCAGTACAAACAACATATCGATCAAACACAACTTATACATAACACTGTTCAGTTCCAGCGTCCAAAACCTATCCAATTACGCACGACATTTCTCCGCAATGGCAACCTGTACATCGACGGTGGTTACACCCCTTTGTTTAGTCTCATTACCAAGTAGGCTAATTATTTTCACCAGAGAATTAGCGACGACCCAAGTCAACAAAAATGAAccatactttaaaaaaataactgtctCGGAATTCGCAAAGtcgaaaggaaaaaaaaagacatgtggCGCTGCTCTAAGTAAAAAGGCGCCACTTTCCTGTATCAACATGGCAGAGACGAAAAGACCTGAGCACAGCAAAGGTGTAACTTCAGCTGATTAATTTGTCAACTTATGCATGCACATTGGACACTGTTGCACGTATGGATACGACAATATAGCAGACATAGATAGAAATTACGCGCTAAGAAAGGCAGACAGCTACCATATAGCCTACATTTAAATTAATGTTACACAATGtacacattttcaaacttaCTTTTTTCGGCATTGTTGGCTTAGCTTGTGTGGTCTAGACAAAGAGTAAAGACTAGTGATGTCTTTTTGCAGTTTTGGTGGAAAGTCACTGAAATATAAGGCGACCTACACCTAAGCCTACACAGAACAGTCTGTAACTTACTAACATAAATGTTCCATCCGTACCAGAACTAGCTCAAACCGGATTGGATCCCCCTTCTCTGTATTGTATTCCTTATCCTACCAACCTACAAGGAAGGCCGACTCTCCGCCCCTGGCTTCCAGTGATTGGCTTTGGGGTtcaggaaacacatttttgaaccATAGCAAGTTACCTGTGTGGGTAGGTCTGTGTGCCACTCAGTTGACCCAGCttacacttttttcttt
This genomic window contains:
- the hmgn1a gene encoding non-histone chromosomal protein HMG-14A-like codes for the protein MPKKASKTEDEVSTPAEVVSQRRVSQRLMNLRGTATETKPSEPKPKKAKKGPKTQEKAEPEKKEPEVEKEAPAENGEASAEEEAPAADKADEEGEEAEQKEEAAE